A region of Phycisphaerae bacterium DNA encodes the following proteins:
- a CDS encoding MBL fold metallo-hydrolase: MSQADLDIKAFIDTMFGENAYVLSTPGSDNQRIGWVIDPGLGDQAARILTYLETQNIQLERMLLTHGHGDHIAGVDTVARRHPAAKLMIAADDEPMLTDATLNLSDPFGIHLQIQTPVTEHLEPNLYLTLGTLQWTVLDTSGHSPGGRSLYCRDAGVVFTGDALFAGSIGRTDFPGSQHARLISNIHRHLLTLPPATQVYSGHGPVTTIEREVKFNPFLSD, encoded by the coding sequence ATGTCCCAAGCGGACCTCGACATCAAAGCGTTCATCGACACCATGTTCGGCGAGAACGCCTATGTCCTCAGCACGCCAGGATCCGATAACCAGCGCATCGGCTGGGTCATCGACCCCGGCCTGGGCGATCAGGCGGCACGGATCCTCACCTACCTCGAGACCCAGAACATCCAGCTGGAACGTATGCTCCTCACCCACGGCCACGGAGACCACATCGCCGGCGTCGATACCGTAGCACGCCGCCATCCCGCCGCGAAACTCATGATCGCCGCCGACGACGAGCCCATGCTCACCGACGCGACGCTCAACCTGTCAGACCCGTTCGGCATCCATCTGCAGATTCAGACTCCGGTCACCGAACACCTCGAGCCGAACCTGTATCTGACGCTGGGAACACTGCAATGGACGGTGCTGGACACCTCCGGCCACTCGCCTGGGGGACGTTCCCTATACTGCCGCGACGCAGGCGTGGTGTTTACCGGAGATGCCCTGTTTGCCGGAAGCATCGGCCGTACGGACTTCCCCGGTTCCCAACACGCCCGGCTGATCTCCAACATTCACCGCCATCTTCTGACCCTCCCTCCGGCAACCCAGGTGTACTCCGGCCACGGACCGGTGACCACCATCGAAAGAGAAGTTAAGTTCAACCCGTTTCTGTCCGACTGA
- a CDS encoding TIGR01212 family radical SAM protein (This family includes YhcC from E. coli K-12, an uncharacterized radical SAM protein.): MDELRYYSFSHYLRRRFGCRVQKVTLHAGFTCPNRDGRVGHGGCVFCNNAGFSPNLRVGSAEVREQLARGIESNRGRRIGKFIAYFQAYTNTYAPVEELRVLYDEVWKHPEVAGLAIGTRPDCVDDRILDLIVGYLSRGMVWIEYGLQSAHDKTLELVNRGHDYACFEKAVLVTSGRGIEVCAHTILGLPGEDREMMLETHRRLARLPIRGIKIHLLHIMKNTVMARQYARGGIRLLARGEYVSLVCDMLEQLPPTVAIQRMHADAPRDVLVAPDWCLDKAGILEDIRRELLRRDSWQGKALGFSIADIPTVPPSSLARPTGVAS, translated from the coding sequence ATGGATGAGCTGCGTTACTACAGTTTCAGCCACTACCTGCGTCGCAGGTTTGGCTGTCGGGTGCAGAAGGTGACGCTTCACGCGGGTTTCACGTGCCCCAACCGGGACGGCCGGGTGGGCCATGGCGGATGCGTGTTCTGCAACAACGCCGGCTTCAGTCCCAACCTGCGCGTCGGCTCGGCCGAGGTCCGCGAGCAACTGGCCCGGGGGATCGAGAGCAACCGCGGACGCAGGATCGGCAAGTTCATCGCCTACTTTCAGGCTTACACCAACACCTACGCTCCGGTCGAGGAGTTGAGGGTTCTCTACGACGAGGTCTGGAAGCACCCCGAGGTTGCGGGGCTGGCCATCGGCACGCGGCCGGACTGTGTGGATGACCGGATCCTTGATCTGATCGTCGGCTATCTGTCGCGCGGGATGGTCTGGATCGAGTATGGGCTGCAAAGCGCCCACGACAAGACACTCGAGCTGGTCAACCGCGGCCACGACTACGCTTGTTTCGAGAAGGCGGTGTTGGTGACATCGGGGCGGGGGATCGAGGTTTGTGCTCACACCATACTTGGCTTGCCCGGTGAGGATCGCGAGATGATGCTCGAGACTCACCGCCGATTGGCTCGCCTGCCGATCAGAGGGATCAAGATCCACCTGTTGCACATCATGAAGAACACGGTCATGGCTCGCCAGTACGCTCGGGGCGGAATCCGGCTGTTAGCTCGCGGTGAATACGTCTCGCTGGTTTGCGACATGCTTGAGCAACTACCCCCGACGGTCGCCATCCAGCGGATGCACGCCGATGCTCCGCGTGACGTCCTGGTCGCCCCCGACTGGTGCCTGGACAAGGCCGGTATTCTGGAGGACATTCGCCGCGAGCTGTTGCGGCGCGACAGCTGGCAGGGCAAGGCCCTGGGGTTCTCGATAGCGGACATTCCCACCGTTCCGCCCAGCTCGCTGGCTCGACCGACCGGCGTAGCTTCATGA
- a CDS encoding gfo/Idh/MocA family oxidoreductase translates to MADVIRIGMIGCDTSHCGVFAGLFGDEKAPEDLRGLRVVAAYPSFSPDLKSSVGRVEGYKKQLAEKHGVKMVSSIKDLVGQVDGVMIESVDGRRHLKELEPVAAAGKPCFIDKPFVASLADAKEAVRIIKAANLPCWSGSSLRFDSAVVGFLEEQAKKREKAASQPSGKDVRKGEVLGCDAYSPAEQEPTNPGFFWYGIHGVEILYAFMGRGCRKVQCSTTPDADLAVGVWEDGRIGSMRGIRHGPYSLGATVLHSEGFTCLPSKGDYYKGLGRQLVKFFKTRRAPVPIEETLEICAFIDAALRSGQQGGCDVEIDL, encoded by the coding sequence ATGGCAGACGTCATTCGGATTGGCATGATTGGCTGTGATACTTCGCACTGCGGGGTCTTCGCCGGCCTGTTTGGCGATGAGAAGGCCCCGGAGGATCTCCGTGGGCTTCGAGTGGTGGCCGCTTATCCCTCGTTCAGTCCCGATTTGAAGTCCAGCGTTGGGCGGGTGGAGGGATACAAGAAACAGCTGGCCGAGAAGCACGGTGTCAAGATGGTCAGCTCGATCAAGGACCTGGTGGGGCAGGTTGACGGAGTGATGATCGAGAGTGTGGACGGTCGCCGGCATCTGAAGGAGCTGGAGCCCGTGGCGGCCGCCGGCAAGCCGTGTTTCATCGACAAGCCGTTCGTGGCCAGCCTGGCGGATGCCAAGGAGGCCGTGCGGATCATCAAGGCTGCGAACCTTCCCTGTTGGAGCGGCTCGTCGCTGCGGTTTGACAGCGCGGTCGTCGGTTTCCTAGAGGAGCAAGCCAAGAAGCGCGAGAAGGCCGCGAGCCAGCCGAGCGGAAAAGACGTTCGGAAGGGCGAGGTGCTGGGTTGTGACGCCTACAGTCCGGCCGAGCAGGAGCCGACCAATCCCGGCTTTTTCTGGTACGGGATTCACGGGGTGGAGATTCTGTATGCGTTCATGGGCCGGGGTTGCCGCAAGGTTCAGTGCTCGACCACGCCGGACGCGGATCTGGCGGTCGGGGTTTGGGAGGATGGTCGGATTGGTTCGATGCGTGGGATTCGGCATGGGCCGTACAGCCTTGGGGCGACGGTGCTGCATTCGGAGGGGTTCACATGTCTGCCCTCGAAGGGTGACTACTACAAGGGGCTTGGTCGGCAGCTGGTGAAGTTCTTCAAGACGCGGCGAGCCCCGGTGCCGATCGAGGAGACGTTAGAGATCTGTGCGTTCATCGATGCCGCGTTGCGGTCCGGCCAGCAAGGCGGCTGCGACGTGGAAATCGATCTATAG
- a CDS encoding Gfo/Idh/MocA family oxidoreductase: MTRVGLIGAGFIGRNHFNQYERLGGRAKVVALCDKEADRRSGDWSKVGGNIADAQGTRRDLGDIRQYAEWKKLLKDSEVDMVDICVPTYLHAQIAMAALKAGKHVLSEKPMALNVRDCNKMLAVAAESPGKFMIAQCIRFWPECVWLKEAVDDKRFGELKALHLRRQASTPTYSEGNWIQNPELSGGAILDLHVHDVDYALFMLGKPEWVCAQAYWRAGGGHDRVHALWHYRPDLVVQLEGFWDMFPAYSFNMGFTARFENAAVVFDLVGGKPLTVQKPDGSIETPPMRPDDGYFNEICYFLDCIERNETPKVSTPAESRDAVAIALAEVKSALTGKVVAIK; the protein is encoded by the coding sequence ATGACGCGCGTTGGTCTCATCGGTGCCGGGTTCATTGGGCGAAACCACTTCAACCAGTACGAGAGGCTTGGGGGGCGAGCGAAGGTCGTGGCCCTGTGCGACAAGGAGGCTGATCGCCGGTCTGGTGACTGGTCCAAGGTCGGCGGCAACATTGCCGATGCCCAGGGTACGCGACGTGACCTGGGCGACATTCGCCAGTATGCGGAGTGGAAGAAGCTGCTCAAGGATTCGGAGGTGGACATGGTCGACATTTGCGTGCCGACCTATCTGCATGCTCAGATCGCCATGGCTGCCCTCAAGGCCGGCAAGCACGTTCTGTCCGAGAAGCCGATGGCCCTGAACGTGCGCGACTGCAACAAGATGCTGGCGGTGGCGGCCGAGTCACCGGGCAAGTTCATGATCGCCCAGTGTATTCGCTTCTGGCCGGAGTGTGTCTGGCTCAAGGAGGCCGTCGATGACAAGCGATTCGGCGAGTTGAAGGCCCTGCACCTCCGCCGCCAGGCGAGTACCCCGACGTACTCGGAGGGCAACTGGATTCAGAACCCGGAGTTGTCCGGTGGGGCGATTCTCGACCTGCACGTGCATGACGTAGACTACGCCCTGTTCATGCTGGGCAAGCCCGAGTGGGTGTGTGCCCAGGCGTATTGGCGGGCCGGTGGCGGCCACGATCGCGTTCATGCGCTGTGGCACTATCGTCCCGACCTGGTCGTTCAGCTCGAAGGGTTCTGGGACATGTTCCCGGCCTACTCGTTCAACATGGGCTTCACCGCCCGGTTCGAGAATGCGGCGGTGGTCTTTGATTTGGTCGGCGGCAAGCCGCTGACGGTTCAGAAACCGGACGGCTCGATCGAGACGCCGCCGATGCGTCCCGACGACGGCTACTTTAACGAGATCTGCTATTTCCTGGATTGCATCGAGAGGAACGAGACGCCCAAGGTGAGCACGCCTGCCGAAAGCCGTGATGCGGTTGCCATTGCGTTGGCGGAAGTCAAGAGCGCGCTGACCGGCAAGGTGGTGGCGATCAAGTAG
- a CDS encoding arylsulfatase — protein sequence MIRWPVMIVAAFLTVPCLGYQSPSRPNVILILADDLGYGDLGCYGQKLIDTPRLDRMAAEGMRFTQFYAGSTVCAPSRCCFMTGLHTGHARVRGNSLVPLRPEDTTVAEVLKRAGYATGIVGKWGLGEPDTTGVPNLKGFDFWFGYLNQVHAHNYYPDYLWRDQERYPLAANRDGRKGCYTHDLFTEEALSFLQRNCHRPFFLYLSYTIPHANNELGAKTGDGMEVPDYGSYRDREWTSAHKGRAAMITRMDRDVGRLLDRLEELGLDRRTLVLFTSDNGPHKEGGTKPAFFNAGGSLRGIKRDLYEGGIRVPLVVRWPGQVQPGQVSKHVWAAWDFLPTMADLAGVKEPAGLDGISMMPTIRGQPQRGHDFLYWEFHEGGFFQAVRMGGWKAVRKGLTGRMELYDLAADVGEQHNVAAAHADIVARIEEYLKTARRESTEWKPK from the coding sequence GCCGTCGCGGCCGAATGTGATTCTCATTTTGGCGGATGATCTGGGTTACGGTGATCTGGGCTGCTACGGCCAGAAGCTGATCGACACGCCGCGGCTGGACCGTATGGCCGCCGAGGGCATGCGTTTCACTCAGTTCTACGCCGGCAGCACGGTCTGTGCACCCTCGCGCTGCTGTTTCATGACCGGCCTGCACACCGGGCATGCCCGCGTTCGCGGCAACAGTCTGGTTCCCTTGCGGCCGGAAGACACCACGGTGGCCGAGGTCCTGAAGCGGGCGGGATACGCCACCGGCATCGTGGGCAAGTGGGGTCTTGGCGAGCCCGACACGACTGGTGTGCCCAACCTGAAGGGTTTCGACTTCTGGTTTGGCTATCTCAATCAGGTTCACGCGCACAACTACTACCCGGATTATCTGTGGCGCGATCAGGAGAGATACCCGCTAGCCGCCAACCGTGATGGCCGCAAGGGTTGTTACACCCACGACCTGTTTACCGAGGAGGCCCTTTCGTTCCTGCAGCGGAATTGCCACCGCCCGTTCTTCCTGTACCTGAGCTACACCATCCCGCACGCCAACAACGAACTTGGCGCCAAGACCGGCGACGGCATGGAGGTGCCGGATTACGGGTCATACCGCGATCGCGAGTGGACCTCTGCGCACAAAGGCCGGGCGGCGATGATCACGCGCATGGACCGTGACGTGGGTCGCCTGCTGGACCGGCTGGAGGAGTTGGGGCTGGATCGTCGTACGCTGGTCTTGTTCACCAGCGACAACGGGCCGCACAAGGAAGGGGGCACGAAACCGGCGTTCTTCAATGCCGGCGGTTCGCTACGGGGCATCAAGCGGGACCTGTACGAAGGGGGGATCCGCGTGCCGCTGGTGGTGCGGTGGCCTGGACAGGTTCAACCGGGTCAGGTGAGCAAGCATGTGTGGGCCGCATGGGATTTCCTCCCCACCATGGCGGATCTCGCCGGTGTGAAGGAGCCGGCTGGTCTGGACGGCATCTCCATGATGCCCACGATCCGCGGCCAGCCGCAGAGGGGCCACGACTTCCTGTACTGGGAGTTCCATGAGGGTGGTTTCTTCCAGGCGGTGCGGATGGGCGGGTGGAAGGCGGTTCGCAAAGGACTCACCGGCAGGATGGAGTTGTACGACCTGGCGGCCGACGTTGGCGAGCAGCACAACGTAGCGGCGGCGCACGCGGACATTGTGGCCCGGATCGAGGAGTACCTGAAGACTGCGCGTCGCGAATCTACCGAGTGGAAGCCGAAGTGA
- a CDS encoding serine/threonine protein kinase, producing MSDEPTSLQTPGGASEDPLLDDLRVVLHRRTVTTGSNGTGDELIGQTVGPYVVSRLLGEGGMARVYEGLDAASDRRVALKILKPQYAADRALAGRFEREARGMAQIQHENVVHILDFPVQGQVRAIVMELLPGGSLQDRLLAARTQRHYLPVQEAISLIVQATAGVHAAHKLGIVHRDIKPSNLLLDANGRIKVADFGTIMVTEGTTWLTGVGQQIGTPGYMSPEQCEGKRVTAASDVYSLGATLFELLTNRLPFEVEEASPFAIMLKHISEPAPDPRTWRTDVSRDLAGVVLKSLAKNPKARFANAGELGEALLAEPTIEPPAEPEEGPEHGVRVDVAAIRKQLMLLPQRAIVCWACRCARRVQDLNRDPRIESALTMAEATLQESADGATGGSVSRALSRIRALRAASLQAACAQEKTSDSRAAMEAARAAAAAAASAASVCVDDAAADAAFAARSATAALRLAGEPVRPFWDAARSDYHRLVNAKLGQEGTVGRPIPQNLFQP from the coding sequence ATGTCCGACGAGCCCACATCCCTTCAGACACCCGGCGGCGCTAGCGAGGATCCGCTCCTCGATGATCTCCGCGTGGTTCTCCATCGGCGAACCGTGACCACCGGGTCAAACGGCACGGGCGACGAGCTCATCGGTCAGACCGTGGGACCCTACGTGGTCAGCCGACTCCTCGGCGAGGGGGGCATGGCCCGGGTCTACGAGGGACTGGACGCCGCCAGCGATCGGCGGGTGGCCCTCAAGATCCTCAAACCACAGTATGCCGCTGATCGGGCCTTGGCCGGCCGTTTCGAGCGCGAGGCCCGCGGTATGGCCCAGATTCAACATGAGAACGTCGTACACATCCTCGATTTTCCCGTCCAAGGGCAAGTCCGAGCCATCGTCATGGAGCTGCTGCCCGGCGGGAGTCTGCAGGATCGCCTCTTGGCCGCCCGCACCCAGCGGCACTACCTGCCCGTCCAGGAGGCCATCTCCCTGATCGTCCAGGCGACCGCAGGCGTCCACGCCGCCCACAAGCTGGGAATCGTTCACCGCGACATCAAACCCTCCAACCTCCTGCTCGACGCCAACGGACGCATCAAGGTCGCCGATTTCGGCACCATCATGGTCACCGAAGGCACGACTTGGTTAACCGGCGTCGGCCAGCAGATCGGCACACCCGGATACATGAGCCCCGAACAGTGCGAAGGCAAGCGGGTCACCGCGGCCAGCGACGTCTACTCCCTCGGAGCTACCCTCTTTGAACTGCTGACCAACCGGCTGCCGTTCGAGGTCGAGGAGGCAAGCCCGTTCGCCATCATGCTCAAGCACATCAGCGAACCGGCACCCGACCCGCGAACCTGGCGAACCGACGTCTCGCGCGACTTGGCCGGCGTCGTGCTCAAGAGCTTGGCCAAAAACCCTAAGGCCCGCTTCGCTAACGCGGGAGAGCTGGGCGAAGCCCTGCTCGCCGAGCCAACGATCGAACCCCCGGCCGAGCCGGAAGAGGGACCGGAACACGGTGTCCGCGTCGATGTGGCCGCCATCCGCAAACAGCTCATGCTCCTCCCCCAGCGGGCGATTGTCTGCTGGGCCTGCCGATGCGCCCGCCGGGTTCAGGATCTGAACCGCGATCCGCGAATCGAAAGCGCCCTGACCATGGCCGAGGCCACCCTCCAGGAGTCGGCCGACGGCGCTACCGGCGGCTCGGTCTCACGAGCCTTGTCGCGCATTCGTGCCTTGCGGGCGGCTTCCCTGCAGGCCGCCTGCGCCCAGGAAAAGACCAGCGACTCACGCGCCGCGATGGAGGCCGCTCGGGCCGCAGCGGCGGCCGCCGCCAGCGCCGCCTCCGTGTGCGTCGACGACGCCGCCGCCGACGCCGCCTTCGCGGCACGCAGCGCCACCGCCGCCCTCCGATTGGCCGGCGAGCCGGTGCGGCCTTTCTGGGACGCCGCACGAAGCGACTACCATCGCCTGGTCAACGCCAAACTGGGCCAGGAGGGCACCGTCGGCAGACCCATCCCCCAAAACCTGTTCCAGCCCTGA
- a CDS encoding sulfite exporter TauE/SafE family protein: MGHEQLLLLTIGLVAGVVGGLLGVGGSIIMIPAMTLLLGPSQHLYQGAAMMVNFFVVLPAFYHHRKIKAVLEPIVKPMVPFAAIGVVIGVWLSCGEWFRGDRQIYLTKVFGCFLVYEVGYNLYRLLSNRRLPEMDEAAAKGLPAWKVALAVGLPTGLVGGLLGVGGGVVAVPLQQLILRVPLNRAIANSAATIIPLSVIGATFKNLENAAAGVPFRSALHLALLLAPTAILGGYLGARLTHVVPRRALRIAFIVFMSYAAVMLIRK, translated from the coding sequence ATGGGACATGAGCAACTGCTGCTGTTGACGATCGGCCTGGTGGCGGGTGTGGTCGGCGGACTGCTGGGCGTGGGCGGGAGCATCATCATGATTCCGGCCATGACGCTGTTGCTGGGGCCGAGTCAGCACCTGTACCAGGGCGCCGCCATGATGGTGAATTTCTTCGTGGTCCTGCCGGCCTTCTACCATCATCGGAAGATCAAGGCCGTGTTGGAGCCGATCGTCAAGCCGATGGTGCCTTTTGCGGCGATTGGTGTTGTGATTGGCGTCTGGCTGAGCTGTGGCGAGTGGTTTCGCGGAGATCGCCAGATCTACCTGACGAAGGTGTTCGGCTGCTTTTTGGTTTACGAGGTTGGCTACAACCTGTACCGCCTGCTGAGCAACCGGCGACTGCCTGAGATGGACGAGGCTGCGGCGAAGGGGCTTCCGGCGTGGAAGGTGGCCTTGGCGGTCGGATTGCCGACCGGCCTGGTCGGTGGGCTGTTGGGCGTGGGTGGAGGCGTGGTTGCGGTTCCGCTGCAGCAGCTCATCCTCCGGGTGCCGTTGAACCGGGCGATCGCCAATTCCGCCGCGACCATCATTCCGCTCAGCGTGATTGGTGCCACTTTCAAGAACCTGGAGAACGCCGCGGCGGGAGTGCCGTTCAGGAGTGCGTTGCATCTGGCTTTGCTGTTGGCGCCGACGGCCATCCTGGGCGGTTATCTGGGGGCTCGCCTGACCCACGTGGTCCCGCGTCGTGCCCTGCGGATCGCCTTCATTGTCTTCATGTCGTATGCGGCCGTCATGCTGATCCGCAAGTGA
- a CDS encoding PEP-CTERM sorting domain-containing protein (PEP-CTERM proteins occur, often in large numbers, in the proteomes of bacteria that also encode an exosortase, a predicted intramembrane cysteine proteinase. The presence of a PEP-CTERM domain at a protein's C-terminus predicts cleavage within the sorting domain, followed by covalent anchoring to some some component of the (usually Gram-negative) cell surface. Many PEP-CTERM proteins exhibit an unusual sequence composition that includes large numbers of potential glycosylation sites. Expression of one such protein has been shown restore the ability of a bacterium to form floc, a type of biofilm.) has protein sequence MCVRTAKWMTVVTLALSLAAPVAFGQMISSVVETGGDNEPTDTIAAKWTGQTFAITVANEPFPGAVVGENFTVPAFGSLAPTFVDRAHRYSDDLANGLPVPAYLVGGEYIMSGNDNRDNAPYNLAVTVGQPVTVYMLIDNRLSDGDNLTPPTFDSTHMQWILDEGWLATANGMNRFKNTAVPDEVAIDESSDGTINQWYSVYRKDFAAGTLNLLQADNGGRNMYGAVITPEPSSVGLLAIFAVLGLVRRRTR, from the coding sequence ATGTGTGTGCGTACTGCCAAATGGATGACCGTCGTGACGTTGGCCTTGAGTCTGGCCGCCCCGGTCGCGTTCGGTCAGATGATCAGCAGCGTGGTTGAGACCGGGGGTGACAACGAGCCCACGGACACGATCGCGGCGAAGTGGACGGGCCAGACGTTTGCCATCACGGTGGCCAATGAGCCCTTCCCGGGCGCGGTTGTTGGCGAGAATTTCACTGTGCCGGCCTTCGGCAGCCTTGCGCCCACGTTTGTGGACCGGGCGCACCGTTACTCCGATGATCTCGCCAACGGCCTGCCGGTCCCGGCGTATCTGGTCGGTGGCGAGTACATCATGTCCGGCAACGACAACCGCGACAACGCCCCGTACAACTTGGCGGTCACGGTTGGCCAGCCGGTGACGGTGTACATGCTCATCGACAACCGGTTGTCGGACGGGGACAATCTCACTCCGCCGACCTTCGACTCGACTCACATGCAGTGGATTCTGGACGAGGGCTGGCTGGCCACTGCGAACGGGATGAACCGCTTCAAGAACACCGCTGTTCCCGACGAAGTCGCCATTGACGAGAGCTCTGACGGCACCATCAACCAGTGGTATTCGGTTTACCGCAAAGACTTCGCGGCTGGTACGCTCAACCTGCTGCAGGCCGACAACGGCGGCCGGAACATGTACGGTGCGGTGATCACGCCGGAGCCCTCCTCGGTTGGCCTTCTGGCGATTTTTGCCGTGTTGGGTCTGGTTCGCCGTCGCACGCGGTAG